A genomic region of Arachis stenosperma cultivar V10309 chromosome 9, arast.V10309.gnm1.PFL2, whole genome shotgun sequence contains the following coding sequences:
- the LOC130950721 gene encoding transcription factor bHLH111, translated as MAEGCGGNSVATTSPASFNWWYLHANHATNTNAYNNNNNNSSSCSCDEDISVSTSFTNASNHSTLTVDSSRRLLHPSSNNNHFLPEHADDNHLWNHVLSAVGSNGELHNNEEMGEMKFLDALSSKNMTSSMFEEPACDYLKKLDTTTSWEYSGGSTSSSFNNSFEKHLNNNNNNNNNNNNNGFSDDALIENNERLTKLSNLVSTWSIAPPDPEVSSSHFDHPPTNNNNHHHHHDLNCNFKQQVFIGDSTSYPPISSYDHPTKVKEEFHHHHQTNSGFQNGLINGLSSVMGGGDSSGNKFYHGLPNLSSCTRNISDVISFNSRLGRPVLGIHAQKPNIKYINNLSESKKHQGLQTTSPINRSNNGRVEGTTAREVKKKRSEESSEAILKKPKQDTSTASSTKVQAPKVKLGDKITALQQIVSPFGKTDTASVLFEAIGYIKFLQEQVQLLSNPYLKSNSHKDPWGSLDRKDHHKEDAKLDLRTRGLCLVPTSCTPLIYRENSGPDYWTPAYRGCLYR; from the exons ATGGCTGAAGGATGTGGTGGAAACTCAGTTGCAACCACTTCTCCTGCTTCCTTCAATTGGTGGTACCTCCATGCAAATCATGCTACTAATACTAAcgcatataataataataataataattcttcatcatgttcttgtgacGAGGATATATCTGTTTCAACATCTTTCACTAATGCCTCCAACCATTCAACCCTCACTGTTGATTCTTCCCGAAGGCTTCTTCATCCTTCCTCCAACAACAACCACTTCTTGCCCGAACATGCTGACGATAATCATCTTTGGAATCATGTTCTATC AGCTGTTGGATCAAACGGGGAGTTACACAACAATGAAGAAATGGGAGAAATGAAGTTTCTGGATGCACTATCATCTAAGAACATGACAAGCTCTATGTTTGAAGAACCGGCATGTGACTACTTGAAGAAACTTGACACCACTACTAGTTGGGAATATAGTGGTGGATCAACTTCTTCatcattcaacaacagtttTGAGAAGCacttgaataataataataataataataataataataataataatgggtTCAGTGATGATGCATTGATTGAGAATAATGAAAGGTTGACTAAGTTATCTAATCTTGTTAGCACTTGGTCTATTGCCCCACCTGACCCTGAAGTTAGTAGTAGCCACTTTGATCATCCAccaacaaataataataatcatcatcatcatcatgaccTTAATTGTAATTTCAAGCAACAAGTTTTTATTGGAGATTCCACATCATACCCTCCAATCAGTAGCTATGATCATCCCACAAAGGTGAAGGAAGaatttcatcatcatcatcaaacaaataGTGGATTTCAAAATGGACTAATTAATGGTCTTTCTTCAGTGATGGGAGGAGGAGATAGTAGTGGTAATAAATTTTACCATGGTTTGCCAAACCTTTCTTCATGCACAAGAAACATCTCAGATGTTATTTCCTTTAATAGTAGGCTTGGGAGGCCAGTTCTTGGAATCCATGCACAAAAGCCTAATATCAAATACATCAATAATTTATCTGAATCAAAGAAGCACCAAGGTCTTCAAACAACTTCCCCG ATAAATAGAAGTAATAATGGAAGAGTAGAGGGGACAACAGCTCGTGAAGTAAAGAAGAAAAGATCTGAAGAATCTTCAGAAGCAATCTTGAAGAAGCCTAAGCAAGATACATCCACAGCTTCTTCTACAAAG gTGCAAGCACCCAAAGTCAAGCTGGGGGACAAGATCACAGCCCTTCAACAAATTGTGTCTCCATTTGGAAAG ACAGACACAGCTTCGGTGCTGTTTGAAGCAATTGGGTACATAAAGTTTCTTCAAGAACAAGTCCAG CTACTAAGCAACCCTTACTTGAAGTCTAATTCCCACAAG GATCCATGGGGAAGCTTGGATAGAAAAGATCACCATAAAGAGGATGCAAAATTAGACCTTAGGACTAGAGGACTTTGTTTAGTTCCAACTTCATGTACTCCTCTTATTTACAGAGAGAACAGTGGACCAGATTATTGGACACCAGCATACAGAGGATGTTTGTATAGGTGA